A DNA window from Aquarana catesbeiana isolate 2022-GZ linkage group LG01, ASM4218655v1, whole genome shotgun sequence contains the following coding sequences:
- the LOC141143850 gene encoding uncharacterized protein produces the protein MTTKRERVNELITRTYQQQQLEMFKILNELITEDSLQTQDGEKVTMESRFTDLENQVKSLTSELGQTKKDDSTELDAEKMKTEIAELRQQLEEQKEMQLAGQNMQATIAQLQTEVQAQRQLNKDLLQEVQKMQMCNASVQRELDAQKKLQVDIKKLQKQIKEQIMKEIKQEIKPPSPPRAARRVYTPEYIEAFQRIQAAEKEVQDLKSEVRCLKSEKMKEKQFYDESMQSAEERNQQFRDAVLKRLENVEDKMMALEVHTDRNTKERQDLAGKLDRRTFDNFTVQICQTMKQQIEEGLKGQDEKWTAMLQKNKEEVEKTKENMEKKLDKMEEYITATEKRLRKTIEELMVPPPKEVDEAAASTYKCLTCSRNVDTTTIKNVLPCLPALPSPPSQPRKPPIIAEKPARYNKTIFSTITNLQKRFGALTKGTPTPPIRTGTPTPPIRTGTPTPPIRTGTPTPPIRTGTSTPPIRTGTSTPPIRTGTPTPPIRTGTPIPPIGKALLPEVLKSRHKRKQ, from the exons ATGacgacaaagagagagagagttaATGAACTTATCACAAGGACATACCAGCAACAACAGCTGGAAATGTTCAAAATTCTGAATGAACTAATAACGGAGGACAGCCTCCAAACGCAGGACGGGGAGAAGGTAACGATGGAGTCCAGGTTTACAGACCTGGAGAACCAGGTCAAAAGCCTTACTTCTGAACTAGGACAGACTAAAAAGGACGATTCAACGGAACTGGATGCAGAGAAGATGAAGACTGAAATTGCAGAGCTGCGACAACAATTGGAGGAGCAAAAGGAGATGCAGCTGGCGGGGCAGAACATGCAGGCCACCATTGCACAACTGCAGACCGAGGTTCAGGCTCAGAGGCAGCTGAATAAGGATTTGTTGCAGGAGGTGCAGAAGATGCAGATGTGCAATGCATCCGTCCAACGAGAGTTGGATGCACAAAAAAAGTTGCAGGTGGACATTAAAAAGCTGCAGAAACAAATAAAAGAGCAGATCATGAAG GAAATAAAACAGGAAATCAAACCGCCCAGTCCACCACGCGCTGCACGACGCGTGTACACCCCGGAATATATAGAGGCTTTCCAGAGGATCCAAGCTGCAGAAAAGGAGGTGCAAGATCTGAAATCAGAAGTGAGGTGCCTGAAATCGGAAAAGATGAAG GAAAAGCAGTTCTATGATGAGAGCATGCAGTCAGCGGAGGAGAGAAACCAACAATTCAGAGAT GCTGTTCTCAAGAGGCTGGAAAACGTGGAAGACAAAATGATGGCTCTGGAAGTGCACACCGATCGAAAT ACTAAAGAGAGACAAGACCTTGCAGGGAAATTGGATCGAAGAACCTTTGATAATTTCACTGTGCAAATCTGCCAGACGATGAAGCAGCAGATTGAAGAAGGTTTAAAGGGCCAGGATGAAAAATGGACCGCCATGTTGCAGAAGAACAAGGAGGAAGTAGAAAAGACCAAGGAAAACATGGAAAAGAAG CTGGACAAGATGGAGGAATACATCACTGCAACGGAGAAGAGGTTGAGGAAAACCATCGAGGAGTTGATGGTGCCACCACCAAAAGAGGTGGATGAAGCTGCTGCTTCCACATA TAAATGCCTTACGTGTAGCCGAAACGTGGACACAACTACAAT AAAAAACGTGTTACCATGTCTCCCAGCTCTGCCAAGTCCTCCTTCACAACCAAGAAAGCCACCGATCATTGCAGAGAAGCCAGCAAGATATAACAAAAC GATTTTTTCTACCATCACCAACCTGCAGAAGCGTTTTGGCGCTCTTACAAAGGGCACACCGACTCCTCCTATAAGGACAGGCACACCGACTCCTCCTATAAGGACAGGCACACCGACTCCTCCTATAAGGACAGGCACACCGACTCCTCCTATAAGGACAGGCACATCGACTCCTCCTATAAGGACAGGCACATCGACTCCTCCTATAAGGACAGGCACACCGACTCCTCCTATAAGGACAGGCACCCCGATTCCTCCTATAGGGAAAGCTTTGCTG CCTGAAGTGTTAAAAAGTAGACATAAAAGAAAGCAGTGA